The stretch of DNA gcctgtgtttgaACCTTTACCTGTGATGacaaccatgtttttttttattgtcccTGCTGTGTCTGGTCGCCCTTTGTTCCCACTTTTGCTAGTGACTGACTACGATTCTGATTATTTTCTGTACCTGTTTGCCAACGATTGATTCCTGCCTGTCTGACCTCTCTATATATACACTCCATTACCATTTACTTCCGGGTTGCTATTGGTTCCTCGACCCTCAGTTCTGACAGGTCAGATGGAAAGGGACATATAGTGAATTTTGTTTTGGCATCAAGGAGCCTTGTACAGTACAATGTGATTGTTAAGAATCAGAGTCAGTTCATCTGGAGGAAATCACCTATTGGGCATTTGTCTTCCTCTTTGTTCAGAGGGACGGTTACCCAAGTGTcaatgcatttaaaacattttttaaactttctATCTTTTGGGTTGTGTTGAACAAGAGATTtctgcattacattatagttatttatctgatgcttttatccaaatgtcttacagttgattagacttagcttggcacaatccccactggagcaatgtggggttaagggccttgctcaaatgcccaatggctgtgcaaatcttattgaGGCTAAACCggagattgaaccaccaaccttgtgtatccgagtcatgtaccttaaacactgAGCTACAGGCTTAACACCATGCAGATCCTTTAATACCTGCAAATTCCTTCTCAGGAAAtctctgtatacagtatattttcaaGGCTTACTCCAATCTTTGCTAATAGTAGGAAATGACTAGGGCTGCAACGTTTCTTTTAGTCCACACtataacaaaaaaatgtctgtcaCATAATGGCTTCTGTGAATCATTACTGGGTTATTTAATGTTATGTACCAAAACTTTTAAGCTATTAATGATATATACTGTGCAGCCTGGATTCCGAAGGTCATAGCATGGCTAAATGTCAATTTTAGTTATATTAATGGTTAATGATTAATAATGAATGGTTTGCATTAAACATTACTTTACAGAATGGTATGTctcaaaaaaggtttttcttgTAAAAAGTGACACCATGCCATACACTATTCAATACACATATAAGATAAATTCTAAAACTATATGTGCATGCCAAGTTATTAATATCAAAATTAAGATTTTTAGTGTAGTGTATAAGGGGGTATTAAGGTGTGCACAGCATAGGCTACATAATGTCTATACATTTCAGACGTCCAATGACAACTGAGTCAAAGAATGGTTTTATTTCCTAAAAAATCACACTTAACTTTCAACAAATTAATAAAGTGCTGTGATTTGTGAACCAAAAATGATGACCAGTCAGCAGAATTATCAGCAATTTAAGGTGACATTGATTGTAATTAGAAAATGTGTATAATTCTGCAGCCTGAATATAGAATCAGAAATGTAATCATAAGAAGCATTCATCCTATGGCAGTCTAGAGGAAGGGCACACAGATAATTTGCTCTACTACTTTAGCTTATTAGCTgactatactgtactgtatttcaacCATACTCTTCTAAGCCACATCATCCCACCATAATACATAGATTTTGGTTATCTTATTAGAGGTAATAGAGATTGCGACTAGTGGTTGTGTTTCTTAGTTATCGTATGTTGTATTTCTATTCCATGTAAGGCCATGTAATTAAAAGGCATCATTTTTTGTTAAACAGGAAGCCATTGTTCCATTTCTAAATGCAATAATAACTGAAGAAAGAGAATATAAGTGGGGGGAATGAATAattgtcggccggggcctctctgtgcggagtttgcatgttctccccatgtttgcgtgggtttcctcccacagtccaaaagacatgcaggttaggctgattggagaatctaaattgcccataggtttgagtgtgtgagtgaatggtgtgtgtgccctgcgatcgACTGATGATCTGTcaagagtgtattcctgcctttcgcctaatgtatgctgggataggctccagcccccctgcgaccctgttcaggataagcgggttaggatatgaatgaatgaatgaatgaatgaatgaatgaatgaatgaataattgtgTGTCTTGcagcaagaaaatgaaaaagatttCCATTAAGGAAGAAATGCAAAATAACCCACATTTGGAGCAttattgtgtgactgtgtatatgtgaaatatttgtgtttCAATTAAATCAGAATGGTTTATAAGTTAATAAGGAGTGAGAGCCTGTgttcattgcagttatttctGTGGGAAACCCCAATCTATGTAAATCTGGCATTATACATGAGATAGTGACATTTGACATAATCTTGCCCGATAAATGATGAATAAAACAAGTTAAAAGTTATATAGGTTGTGACATATTATTGTGGCTGAAAAACAACTTCATTGTTCCTGTCTTTATGTTCTTTGGTTTCAGATTATCAGAAGCCACCTCTAGCTCCTAAACCAAAGATTCTCAATCGCCTGTCTATTAAGCTGCCTTCATCCCTGATGTCAAGACCCTGCTCCTCAGCTCGGGGTCCCAAACCTCCTGTGGCACCGAAACCCAGACCGCAGCATGACCTGGAAGAGACAAACTGCCCTAATGCTAACAGCAGCGTCAGCACATGCACCAATGGAGACCTGCCCTGCCCTGAGGAAGAGATAGACCAAGACAATGAATTTGAGGACGTTCTGGCAGCAGACAAGAGGTACTTCCTCTTCTCCACCAACTACCTCCCCGACTGTACAGAGTCCTGCGTGGAGGAAGAGGTGGAGCAAACCTTGGCGTTTCCGACTGATGTTCAGGCCCTCTGCTCCAATAATAATGAagcagagcaggaggaggtggcTGAAGGGGAAGTGGAATTGATGGATTCAGCTGACACGGACAGCACAGATTCCGTGGATGCCATCAACATCAGTGATGCGGACTCTGTTGCGGACTCGGCAGACGGTGTTGAAATCAGTGATATTGAGTGTGGGGACGACACCACCCCAGAAGACTGCGATGCCGGTGAGGCGCTGGCAGACACCGACGGACTCTCAGAATGCGATGTAGCCTCTAACAACGAGGGTTCCCCAGacagtctgtgtgagacaggagAGGAGTCATGCCTGACAGAAGAGGATGAAAACACTGCTGAAGAGCAGCCCAATGATAGAGGGGTTTCAGTGGAACAGCTCCACAGTGAGGAGTCATGCTTTAGGGTCCTATGTGTTAGCAACTTCAGAAGCACATCTGATGAGGAGGATGCCACCCCTGGTACTGAGTGTTCAACGTTCGAGGGGACCCCTACAGAAGCAGAGTATGTTAACAGCTGTGTCCCCCTTCAACTACATGAGGAGTATCCATATGATGTAATTGGCCCTCCGTGTGATTCCAACATTCCCAAGACCCCAGGAGAATTTTACCAGCCTTACTCGGTCATAGACACAGTGCCTGGCACATACACAGCCAGTGTCACAGACTTCCTGGCAAAGGGTGATGAGGAAAATGGTCATAGCAGAGTAAACATATCGGAGGATCAGGTAGCCACTAACTTAGAACCATATTATGTCTCCTCAAATGATGTGGCTGATATCAAGGATAACCAGGCACATGCAGAGGGGGACATAAGTCACAAATCTCCTGATTTACCACATTCCCAGCCCCAGATTAGCAAAGTGAACAAAGAGGATGTTGATGACTATGCAGATATTGATGATTCATTCTGCAAGGATCCAGAGGATCTACAACATCTTGAATGTGCTTCATCTGAGGACTATGTCGAAATAGGTGACGATGAGGATGAAGAGACCAACCAGCAACTAAGGGACGAGACAAAAAAAGCAAAGGACTGTGAAGGACCTGCAAGCAAGCAATGCCAAACCTTACTCAGCCAGCTCAATAGTCACCCCCACTTCAGACTGTGCTCCATTACTGTGCCAGCTAACCTGGACTTATGCAGATCCTCTGAGCTCACCAACAGGCTGGTGCTTGCTGACACCACAGATGCTTTTGAGGAAGAAATTGACTTTGATGGCCATATTGTGCCTTACTATGAGGGCAGTGATACAGAAAGGGACAATATCAGCGATGAGCATGTCTATGAAGAGGCTGGGCTGGACTCCGAGGGAGAAAATTTCCTTTCTCTTGAGAGAAAGTGCATAGTGACACGGTCACGATCTCTCTCATGCAAAATGCCTGGTTACGTCCCTGAAACAGTACCTGAGGAGACAGGCTCAGAGTACCAAACCCATGACTACTGCACAGTGGCTTTAGACAAAAGTGGAGATCCACCTGGTAACAGTGAAAAGCCAGAGGCAAACCAAATGTTTCCCTCTTCTAAGCCAAGGCATTTTCTTTTGTACCCTCGATCCTATTCAGTAGAGGGACGCGACGTTCCAATGTCAGTTTATGCTGAGGGATCCCTGACAGGGGAGGCCAGAATGAAGAGGAGGGAAGACAACCTCTCTCTGCCATGTGTCATCGCCTCCTCTGGGAGTTTTTCTCAGAGAGGTCTTCGCCCTTCCAGCGGCCTGTCCACACCAACATCTGCGGTGGAAATCCCACCACCTTTTGAGCTAGCCTACATCACCAAGAAGCCCATCACCAAGAGCTCCCCATCTCTCCTGATCGAGTGTGACTCGTcagagaagcagaagaagaaaaagtccTCATTCAAGCGCTTCCTAGCTCTCAAGTTCAAGAGGAAGACGGAGAACAAGGCCCATGTGGACGTTAGCATCCCCTCCTCTCGTTCTTCCTCAGAGTCGAGCCACCACGGGCCCCTGCGTGTCCTGGACATTGACCGAAGGAGCATGAGCAGCTCCCCACAGCTGCAGTCTCGATCAGGGATGCCACATCGGTCATCTGACGTGCCATCCCCCTTTCTATTGTATAAAGATGGGCCAAGGAGAAAAGTTGACCCCAAGGCCTTTGGTAACAGGAGTGTGTTAAGAGTGGAGTCTTTCGAGGACCGGTCCCGTCCACCCTTGATGCCACTTCCCCTGACCAAGCCACGGTCTATCTCCTTTCCAAGTGCAGACACATCAGACTATGAGAACATTCCTGCCATGAGCTCTGACTATGAAAACATCCAGATTCAACCTCCAAGGCCTGCTCGAGCTGGAACGTTTGGCGAATACTTTGAAGGCCCCAACCAGGCACTCTCCTCTGCTAATGATACTGATGGCTACGTGGATATGAGCAGCTTCACAGGGTTTGAAAGCAAACCTCAAACACCTGATCAGGAGTCTGAAAGGTACTGTAAACtgctgtgtaaaatgtgttaacCTTAATTCATCCCTGAAACGGACAGAGTGTAGGGGAAAATACAACTGCCTGAATTGTTGGCTAAAATCCTAAAACCATTCCATTTTATTCTGTCTGTCAGAGGAAGTGCTTTCAACATAATCCAagaaaaaatcttttttgtaCTGAAGAAAAGCATCACATTGTGAATGCCGTAGTTTGTAATAATCATCACTATTTTATAAGAATAAGCTAAAATCCAtctataaatatattcaaaaatatatatatttgagaagtataatatttaaaatattgagcTGTTACAAACACAGGATATTTACATTGTATAGAATTCTTAGatattgatgttttttgtttatacatgcttcaaattatattttgaaagggttttttgaaaaacaagctttattcttttttaaatttatatgatttatacgTGATTTGTTGATTGTTACCTCTATGTATATAAGCACCAGAGGATTTTGTGAGTCAAAGATAATTTGTTATGATCACAAAAATGGCATCGTTCATACAGAAGATGTACAAATCTTCTGTgagtatatacatgtatatatatgttaGTACAAATAGATTTAGCCACTTTTTTGCATATACAATATACTGAGTATATAGTTACAAAATTCCTTCCTATTTATATATGTCCTTCAAGTTCAATCTTGTCTGTTTCATGTATTCGTTTGAAAACAGAATGCACATAATATTGTTACATAAGACTGTAATCCCTAAATAAAACAAGTTCTtgctctcaaaatggctgcttgcaTCTTCCTCAACTTCATTTTCTTTGTCAGGTTTGATGTAAATTGCTTAATATTGTGTAGCCATAAAATAGCATAGACAGTACTGTTTTGGTCAAATTAACTTTCTATGCAGGCTGACATTGAAAGCACTTCCTCTGAAAACAGTGAAATACGCTGCAAACAAAActcaattaaaaattaaaaataattaaaaaatcaaGACAGCCAAACCTTCAGTCAGAGGAAGTATTACTTTTCCcatttaatgtacagtatgtacattaaCTAAATACACAATTTCCATTATTCCATTCTAACTGAATATGttactgaatatatttttttagataaTTAACATTGCCATAATTAACATACCACAATGGCAAAAAATAGTTCATTGTTTATGCTGTATTGTCAGAACCCAGGACAGCATAGCTTTCATACTTTCATTACTTCCTGGGGCCTTTGTAAAAGGCCATACTGGCTTAATTATACCATAGCTTTTTCCAGAAGTGAAATAGCCTGGTGCTAATGGGCAGAATGGACACAAACCACGTATATTGATTAATAGTATTTTCCAGTATAGGGAGCAGAGATTGTCCTATGAAATATGATAGGATCAGATAGCCAACCCAGGTCAGAGTGCCACCACCTAAAATGGATTGTAGCTTGGCTGGGCATCATCGTTTATGTTTAGGGAGATGGTTATATTATTACAACACtggtatattacattacattacattttacattgtatattacattatattactatATTCGGTGAGAGACAAGGTGTCTCTAAAAGTAAATATGATGTGTTCACATTTAAAAGCTGAATGTGGAAGGAGTATATTGCATGAAAGAAGCACTGAGAATAAGGACCAAAATCTGGCACTGAATTTTTAATTACGCTTTGTATTCTAGTCATTTTAGCAATGTGTGATTAACTACAGCTGCTCTTGTAAATCGGTAATCTTCTGCATTAGTGAATTAGTAATTGAAAACCTTTTAGATAAATGTGAATACTTAATAACTCTTATCTGTTTGTCATTTGTGTCTTGTTATTGGGAAAAATGAGCAAACCATGCATTACTGAGGCAGGTGATAAGGCAGAACCTGTCATTCTGACTGAATTAATGTAGAGTATTTAATTTTAGTCTTTTTATTGCACCAAATTAATTCAAAGATAGATATGTTAATCAAATGCTCTCTCCCCTTTTatccctttgtgtgtgtttgtgtgtgtgtgggtgtgtgtgtgtgtgtgtgtacgttcaTATTGCTGCAACCTCCACTATCGATTTGTGAgagcacagacatgcatgtgtTCTCCTCTGAAGCATGAACTTCTCACACTTATCAGAATGCCGTGCCGTGCCAAAGCAAAACACCAGATTATAACAACAAACAACATTCTGAATGCATAATTAATTTTTTCAAAAGCATCATGGGGAATACTCCTGAATGCTGAGATTTGTATtttaaggcatttagcagacacttctATCTAGCGTGACCTACAtagctgattttattttttacatacaatacatttacaacagctggatatttacaggAGCTGAaagctgcagcagcagtgcaCCACCTGGGAATTGAATGAAGGAGTCTGCAGTCCAGTCCAGTTCTGTAGCCATTATGATGTTCCGCTGCCCCAGATGAAAATGCTTTGAGATTCTTTGCATTATCAAGGATGATGTTCATACCTGTATGTGTGAATAGATTATAAAGGCTAAGAAGTAGCACTGACAAAAGCTTAAtcatatttctaaattatttCTAATGTGCGTCAACGGTCTGACTCGATAAAATAATTGTGGACAATTatgattttcttattttgtcatAAATTGCTAGCAAGCCAACTGTTATAATATCATGCTTGCAAATGGGATGTGTGCAGCCACTGCCAACTCAAGCAGAGTCAGCTTGTTGTCCGCAGATCCCTGTAGAGAGTAGCGCGTCTAGCTCGATTTGGGTTGCCAACTGTCCCATAAAATACAGAATTGCCCTGTAATTGTTCTTTATTGAACTCTCATACAGGACACATTTTGTTTGAGAATGGTTACTTTTATAGTTCAGCCTCTGTTTTGAATATAATTCAGTGGTTGGCTAGCTAGTTATCTGTGATAACAGGCATGCTGTAAGACCATTTGACTGAATTTTAATGTTAGCTAAGCAATGCAAGGGATGGTGTACCTACTACCTAAAGTAGCATACAGCTGCTTTATCTAACCCATTTAAGAAGGACTAGACACAGTTTTTGAAAGTTATTATGTATTGAGAATACAGTGTAACTTTTTGTTCAGTAGTGGTACCATTATTCAAGTTTAGTTGAACATTAATGTATGTTAATAACTGAGTCATTCAGGAGACCAAGCTTGGCTGATTTCAAAATTTAGATGTCAGATTAGTACTCAACCTTTCAGACACCTTTCATTCTCTGTGGAATGACTATCGTGTTTCAACAGACGAAAGGTCATAACAAAAGGCCTTGTAGCACATTATAAAATGAATTCACAAAGTAAAAATGCATGACACTTGAAACTCATTTTCTTAAAAGTTCTTCTGAAGTAGTTTTCTGTATGCCTGTGCCATTGTGCCTTGAGCTGAAATTGTGTTCTTATGGAAGTTGCTGAGTTAGCAaagttaaaatgaaattgacTTGTTTTGAGTCCCACAGATGCTGATTATGTAAATTCTGCTAACAGAATCCTTAGTACCTTCTTTAACATTGAGTCTTAAAGAACATCTTTGTTGACTCCAATAATTGTGTGGAGGTTGCTTCTCTTTGCTTAATTGACTTGTGTGACCAGGTTGAAATCGATGCCAAAAATCTTGTATAATCAGATTTCCAATTGGAACAGTGTTTTTAACAGATAATTGATGCCTCTTTCATTTTAGTGCACAAAGGGCATATTTCCATTAATAACGGCTTGTTACCTGTGTAACTTATTTCAGTGTCAAATTTGTGCATTCTCAGTGCCTATTTTTGTAGGAATCAGGATGAATGTAGCTTTCTCTGTGCATGCACAtttaggaatgtgtgtgtgtgtgtgtgtgtaagggagagagacagcaccTTTGTGTATATTATCatgcttttgtgtgtatgtgtattttttgttgGGAGTTTTGTGCAAGAGccattgtgtgcgtgtgtgtgagagagtacctgtacatatactgtatacccatttctgtgtgagtctgtatgtgacAGGCACACACTGCTGTCCCTGTAGAGGGAGCAGCTGTTCtctgcagaaaaataataataaacccaaATTGAATGTGTCTCTGAGAATATTCAAACATTCTAAAATGTAACGGATTATTGTTTGTGACAGCTCAATCTTGTAGAATGCTGGGAGGAAGTGTAGTATTTAAGCAGGTGAGGAAATAGATGTCCTTTCTGAAAGCctttgaaatatgttttcattcAAAAAGGATTGCCTTTCATGTTATTGTGGCAATAATGTCCTTCAGAATAATTGATTTCTGTAGATTCATGGTGATTGTCTTTTGAGAATATTCTGGCAATACAACACTAACCGAGGTCCTGTCTCGAGGGAGAATGACATACATTTTATAGTTATACTGTTGCACGCTTGTTCTCATTGTTCAGCAAAGTTGTCCATTAGCTTTGTGGCAATAAGCTGAAGGTGGCCGTCAGCTCATACCCACGGTCCTCACTGATCCAAAGCCGCAGCCTTTATCCGTGAGTTAATATGtgttttctgctgctgcaaATGCTGCTGCTGTAGATGGGGTTGGTTCTTTTTCAGCACAGGGCTGACATTGGCAACCGTAGGAGTGATTTATTGTCAGCACATTTCGGAGTGGTTGCTCTTCCCTCCAGTCAGTGAGAGCAGAGCATGCATGTTGGGAGGTATGGTTTTGAGATTGGAGGCATTTGCAATAAGGCTGAGGAATGGCTGAGCCTTTGTGTCTGCTGGAGGGGAGATTCAGTTTGCAGGCATTGTTTGCTCAAGTAGGATTTTACCCGCAGAGCATAGAGTCCGGTGAGGAGGCTCCTCTTACGACACAATTATAGATCCCAGAGGTGCAGT from Conger conger chromosome 14, fConCon1.1, whole genome shotgun sequence encodes:
- the LOC133110042 gene encoding FYVE, RhoGEF and PH domain-containing protein 5-like, with the translated sequence MNTDYQKPPLAPKPKILNRLSIKLPSSLMSRPCSSARGPKPPVAPKPRPQHDLEETNCPNANSSVSTCTNGDLPCPEEEIDQDNEFEDVLAADKRYFLFSTNYLPDCTESCVEEEVEQTLAFPTDVQALCSNNNEAEQEEVAEGEVELMDSADTDSTDSVDAINISDADSVADSADGVEISDIECGDDTTPEDCDAGEALADTDGLSECDVASNNEGSPDSLCETGEESCLTEEDENTAEEQPNDRGVSVEQLHSEESCFRVLCVSNFRSTSDEEDATPGTECSTFEGTPTEAEYVNSCVPLQLHEEYPYDVIGPPCDSNIPKTPGEFYQPYSVIDTVPGTYTASVTDFLAKGDEENGHSRVNISEDQVATNLEPYYVSSNDVADIKDNQAHAEGDISHKSPDLPHSQPQISKVNKEDVDDYADIDDSFCKDPEDLQHLECASSEDYVEIGDDEDEETNQQLRDETKKAKDCEGPASKQCQTLLSQLNSHPHFRLCSITVPANLDLCRSSELTNRLVLADTTDAFEEEIDFDGHIVPYYEGSDTERDNISDEHVYEEAGLDSEGENFLSLERKCIVTRSRSLSCKMPGYVPETVPEETGSEYQTHDYCTVALDKSGDPPGNSEKPEANQMFPSSKPRHFLLYPRSYSVEGRDVPMSVYAEGSLTGEARMKRREDNLSLPCVIASSGSFSQRGLRPSSGLSTPTSAVEIPPPFELAYITKKPITKSSPSLLIECDSSEKQKKKKSSFKRFLALKFKRKTENKAHVDVSIPSSRSSSESSHHGPLRVLDIDRRSMSSSPQLQSRSGMPHRSSDVPSPFLLYKDGPRRKVDPKAFGNRSVLRVESFEDRSRPPLMPLPLTKPRSISFPSADTSDYENIPAMSSDYENIQIQPPRPARAGTFGEYFEGPNQALSSANDTDGYVDMSSFTGFESKPQTPDQESESAYTEPYRVCPLAPRPPGEAGGELVGEEDQGRTSEEEDGCAEYSYDKQIDGRSRAFYIAKGLMDTEKLHVKGLKMLHEDFRAAVGAAVGEEGGPVLEPGRLEEILNQLPKVYELHCHILTDLETRLRQWEETQKIADVILSRRTEFTIFTTYISEYDRSMALLNESCQNSPTFATIVKQFEEKPAGGSVSLKHQLLQVVVRVLQYRMLLTDYLNNLSPDSAEYEDTQAALVIVSDVSDQANDNLKQGENLLRLVHIEYSIRGQRDVLRPGRVFVKEGTLMKVSRKSRQPRHLFLMNDVMLYTFPQQDGKYRLKNTLSLTGMKVSKPTIENVQNALKIEVNDISITLSASSYGEREDWFHTLIRTVADHTRPPGSFSSYSSEAREKLWLCLGEKAPTLVPVSHVMMCMNCTSDFSLTLRRHHCHACGKIVCRSCSRNKYPLKYLKDRVAKVCDHCYAELRKRGGTVTGVDNNGSPRPNRSSRPLSAVFQSIHPPSLWKHRKSTSALNQVTGSAEGSTMSGSLHRCKRSKRNWKKLWFLIKDKVLYTFTTYEDKVASESLPLLGFTVRLPEKVEGEETANVFQLYHKKTLFYTFRAQDTGTALRWVNAIEEATVL